The following proteins come from a genomic window of Coffea arabica cultivar ET-39 chromosome 11c, Coffea Arabica ET-39 HiFi, whole genome shotgun sequence:
- the LOC113715687 gene encoding cytochrome P450 85A isoform X1, protein MDPELNRYILLNEAKGLVPGYPQSSLDILGKHNIAAVSGFAHKQIRGSAMLLIGPSTVKEQLLPKIDKYMRLFLQNWDGKAIDIQEKSQEVCVLKMFHNSLNQLELEKLGIPSYLLPKIDKYTRLFLQNWDGKAIDIQEKSQEMAFFLSFNQIFEDESSVIYEAFKAEFDKFVVGTISLPINLPGTNYYKGLQARKNIVKLLTEVIKSRRAASSTFHHDDMLNSLLANEDSSYKLNDEEIYDQIMTILNSGYETLSTTSMMAVKYLHEHPKALEEIREEHFMVRHNKSLEQPIDWNDYKSMRFTRAVIFETLRLATVVNGVLRKATKDMELNGFLIPKGWKIYVFTREVNYDPYLYPEPFKFNPWRWLQDMSLESHSYFFLFGGGSRLCPGKELGIVTISVFLHYFVTRYRWEEIGENKIRYFPRVEAPEGLHTRVMKYQ, encoded by the exons ATGGATCCGGAGCTCAACAGGTATATTCTTTTGAATGAAGCAAAAGGGCTTGTGCCAGGATATCCACAATCCTCACTGGACATATTGGGGAAGCATAACATTGCCGCTGTGAGTGGATTCGCTCACAAGCAAATTAGAGGGTCAGCCATGCTTCTTATAGGCCCTTCAACAGTGAAAGAACAGCTACTACCTAAGATTGACAAATACATGAGACTATTCCTCCAAAATTGGGATGGAAAAGCCATTGATATTCAAGAAAAGTCCCAAGAGGTATGTGTTTTAAAGATGTTTCACAACAGTTTGAATCAATTGGAACTTGAAAAATTAGGAATCCCAAGTTATTTACTACCTAAGATTGACAAATACACGAGACTATTCCTCCAAAATTGGGATGGAAAAGCCATTGATATTCAAGAAAAGTCCCAAGAG ATGGCATTCTTCCTATCCTTCAATCAGATTTTCGAGGATGAATCAAGTGTAATTTATGAAGCTTTCAAGGCAGAATTTGACAAGTTTGTGGTAGGAACAATTTCTCTTCCTATCAACCTTCCGGGAACAAACTACTATAAAGGGCTTCAG GCAAGGAAAAATATTGTTAAGCTTTTAACAGAAGTAATAAAAAGTAGACGAGCAGCTTCCTCCACATTTCATCACGATGACATGCTAAATTCTCTGTTAGCAAACGAAGACTCGAGCTATAAGCTTAATGATGAGGAGATATATGATCAAATAATGACGATTCTGAATTCTGGATATGAAACTCTGTCAACTACATCCATGATGGCTGTCAAATATCTCCATGAACATCCCAAGGCTTTGGAGGAAATCAGG GAGGAGCATTTCATGGTTCGTCACAACAAGTCGCTTGAACAACCAATTGACTGGAATGACTATAAATCGATGAGGTTTACTCGTGCG GTCATCTTTGAAACCCTGAGATTGGCTACCGTTGTCAATGGTGTTTTGAGGAAGGCCACCAAAGATATGGAGTTAAATG GATTTCTCATTCCAAAAGGATGGAAAATTTACGTCTTTACAAGGGAAGTCAACTACGACCCATACCTTTATCCTGAGCCATTCAAATTTAATCCATGGAGATGGTTGCAG GATATGAGCTTGGAATCCCATAGTTATTTCTTCTTGTTCGGTGGAGGAAGTAGGCTTTGTCCTGGTAAAGAACTGGGGATAGTCACAATTTCGGTGTTCCTTCACTACTTTGTGACCCGGTATAG GTGGGAAGAAATAGGAGAAAATAAGATTCGATATTTCCCAAGAGTTGAAGCACCAGAAGGGTTGCACACGAGGGTTATGAAGTACCAATAA
- the LOC113716236 gene encoding cytochrome b5-like, with product MAKLSKLYTMQEAAQHNTSEDCWVVIDGKVYDVSSYLNEHPGGDDVLIAATGKDATDEFEDAGHSKSARELMEKFCIGELDESSLAIPELEIVRAKQAADTSKKIVEFTKRYWVVPVAVAGISAVVGFLYLRKK from the exons ATGGCAAAATTATCAAAGCTATACACAATGCAAGAAGCTGCTCAGCATAATACCAGCGAGGATTGTTGGGTTGTCATTGATGGAAAG GTATATGATGTGTCATCCTATTTGAATGAGCATCCTGGTGGAGATGATGTTTTAATCGCTGCAACTG GGAAAGATGCCACTGACGAGTTTGAGGATGCTGGGCATAGCAAAAGTGCCAGGGAACTCATGGAGAAATTCTGCATTGGGGAGCTAGACGAATCTTCCCTGGCAATCCCTGAACTTGAAATTGTTCGAGCAAAGCAAGCTGCTGACACCTCAAAGAAGATTGTGGAGTTTACTAAGCGATACTGGGTTGTTCCAGTAGCTGTTGCAGGCATATCTGCGGTTGTTGGCTTTCTATACTTGAGAAAGAAGTGA
- the LOC140016595 gene encoding uncharacterized protein encodes MHLLNALFLKHEAELIKKIPLSACWPHDEIVWHYSRNDMFDVKSAYYLARSSKNQGNCEEGSSSSSKEKNFWNGLWHLNIPPKVRVFIWRACSGMRGILTEKVREALRVGEYAIEFLQEYWNLHCKAELPKTDSSTKWVAPEEGILKINADGAFSDTGAGIGVVVRDHQGQVEALMAERVSEALNAEHVECLAFLKALQFAKDFGISHLTLEGDALGIVQRINSTSLDLSVLGNLIRGIRDTRKDFCYIRISHVRRKNNVPIHLLSHLSLSLERSRVWFVNFPKEIMYAAKADLL; translated from the exons ATGCACCTCCTTAATGCCTTGTTTCTGAAACATGAAGCGGAGTTGATTAAGAAAATTCCTCTGTCAGCATGCTGGCCACATGATGAGATAGTATGGCATTATTCAAGGAATGACATGTTTGATGTTAAATCAGCATATTATTTGGCAAGAAGCTCTAAAAATCAGGGAAACTGTGAAGAGGGATCATCATCGAGTAGTAAGGAAAAGAACTTTTGGAATGGATTGTGGCATCTAAATATTCCTCCAAAAGTCAGGGTGTTCATATGGAGGGCATGCTCAG GGATGAGAGGGATTTTGACGGAAAAAGTAAGGGAGGCACTCAGAGTTGGTGAATATGCAATAGAGTTCTTGCAGGAATATTGGAATTTACATTGCAAAGCTGAGTTACCAAAGACTGATAGTTCGACCAAGTGGGTAGCTCCTGAAGAAggtattttgaaaataaatgcTGACGGAGCCTTCTCTGATACTGGGGCTGGAATTGGAGTTGTGGTGAGAGACCATCAAGGACAAGTGGAAGCTTTAATGGCTGAAAGAGTTTCAGAGGCCCTTAATGCAGAGCATGTGGAATGCTTGGCTTTTCTTAAAGCTTTACAGTTTGCCAAAGATTTTGGTATTTCTCATCTCACTCTAGAAGGGGATGCCTTGGGTATTGTCCAAAGAATCAATAGTACAAGTCTTGACTTATCGGTGTTAGGTAACTTGATCAGAGGCATTAGAGATACGCGGAAGGATTTTTGTTACATACGGATTTCGCATGTAAGAAGGAAGAACAATGTTCCTATTCATTTATTGTCTCATTTGTCTCTGTCACTTGAGAGAAGCCGCGTCTGGTTTGTAAACTTCCCAAAGGAGATTATGTATGCTGCAAAAGCAGATTTACTTTAA
- the LOC113715730 gene encoding uncharacterized protein, with amino-acid sequence MNQAVQKNTLYVGGLAEEVNESILHSAFIPFGDIKDVKTPLDQATQKHRSFGFVTFLEREDAAAAMDNMDGAELYGRVLTVNYALPERIKGGEQGWAAQPIWADADTWFERQQQEEEMQRLQAEHRAAMQAAEELHRKKMVDEREGEKEEETDIVNDPMRKAEEEALMQNS; translated from the exons ATGAACCAGGCAGTGCAGAAGAACACCCTTTACGTCGGAGGATTGGCGGAGGAAGTTAACGAATCCATCCTCCACTCCGCTTTCATTCCCTTCGGTGACATTAAAGACGTTAAGACGCCGTTAGATCAAGCGACCCAAAAGCACCGCTCTTTCGGCTTCGTTACTTTCCTCGAGAGAGAAGATGCCGCCGCCGCAATGGATAATATGGACGGAGCTGAACTTTACGGCCGTGTTCTTACCGTCAATTACGCCCTCCCCGAACGTATTAAGGGTGGTGAACAGGGTTGGGCCGCCCAGCCCA TTTGGGCGGATGCTGACACATGGTTCGAAAGACAGCAGCAGGAAGAGGAAATGCAGAGGCTTCAAGCAGAGCATCGAGCTGCAATGCAGGCTGCAGAAGAATTACACAGGAAAAAGATGGTTGATGAGCGAGAAGGTGAGAAGGAAGAAGAGACAGATATTGTGAATGATCCCATGCGGAAAGCTGAAGAGGAGGCTTTGATGCAGAATAGTTAG
- the LOC113715687 gene encoding cytochrome P450 85A isoform X2, with protein sequence MEGLILISWLAFGVLCIFLFLLNWNYIRYSKKGLPPGTMGWPFFGETVKFLELGPEFMKRQRTRYGNLFKSHILGCPTVVCMDPELNRYILLNEAKGLVPGYPQSSLDILGKHNIAAVSGFAHKQIRGSAMLLIGPSTVKEQLLPKIDKYMRLFLQNWDGKAIDIQEKSQEVCVLKMFHNSLNQLELEKLGIPSYLLPKIDKYTRLFLQNWDGKAIDIQEKSQEMAFFLSFNQIFEDESSVIYEAFKAEFDKFVVGTISLPINLPGTNYYKGLQARKNIVKLLTEVIKSRRAASSTFHHDDMLNSLLANEDSSYKLNDEEIYDQIMTILNSGYETLSTTSMMAVKYLHEHPKALEEIREEHFMVRHNKSLEQPIDWNDYKSMRFTRAVIFETLRLATVVNGVLRKATKDMELNGFLIPKGWKIYVFTREVNYDPYLYPEPFKFNPWRWLQDMSLESHSYFFLFGGGSRLCPGKELGIVTISVFLHYFVTRYRWEEIGENKIRYFPRVEAPEGLHTRVMKYQ encoded by the exons ATGGAGGGTTTGATTCTTATTTCTTGGCTAGCTTTTGGGGTTCTTTGCATCTTCTTGTTTCTGTTGAATTGGAATTACATAAGATATTCGAAAAAAGGGTTGCCTCCTGGCACCATGGGGTGGCCATTTTTTGGTGAGACTGTAAAGTTCTTAGAGCTAGGACCAGAGTTCATGAAAAGGCAAAGAACAAG GTATGGAAACCTTTTCAAATCCCATATATTAGGATGCCCTACCGTTGTCTGCATGGATCCGGAGCTCAACAGGTATATTCTTTTGAATGAAGCAAAAGGGCTTGTGCCAGGATATCCACAATCCTCACTGGACATATTGGGGAAGCATAACATTGCCGCTGTGAGTGGATTCGCTCACAAGCAAATTAGAGGGTCAGCCATGCTTCTTATAGGCCCTTCAACAGTGAAAGAACAGCTACTACCTAAGATTGACAAATACATGAGACTATTCCTCCAAAATTGGGATGGAAAAGCCATTGATATTCAAGAAAAGTCCCAAGAGGTATGTGTTTTAAAGATGTTTCACAACAGTTTGAATCAATTGGAACTTGAAAAATTAGGAATCCCAAGTTATTTACTACCTAAGATTGACAAATACACGAGACTATTCCTCCAAAATTGGGATGGAAAAGCCATTGATATTCAAGAAAAGTCCCAAGAG ATGGCATTCTTCCTATCCTTCAATCAGATTTTCGAGGATGAATCAAGTGTAATTTATGAAGCTTTCAAGGCAGAATTTGACAAGTTTGTGGTAGGAACAATTTCTCTTCCTATCAACCTTCCGGGAACAAACTACTATAAAGGGCTTCAG GCAAGGAAAAATATTGTTAAGCTTTTAACAGAAGTAATAAAAAGTAGACGAGCAGCTTCCTCCACATTTCATCACGATGACATGCTAAATTCTCTGTTAGCAAACGAAGACTCGAGCTATAAGCTTAATGATGAGGAGATATATGATCAAATAATGACGATTCTGAATTCTGGATATGAAACTCTGTCAACTACATCCATGATGGCTGTCAAATATCTCCATGAACATCCCAAGGCTTTGGAGGAAATCAGG GAGGAGCATTTCATGGTTCGTCACAACAAGTCGCTTGAACAACCAATTGACTGGAATGACTATAAATCGATGAGGTTTACTCGTGCG GTCATCTTTGAAACCCTGAGATTGGCTACCGTTGTCAATGGTGTTTTGAGGAAGGCCACCAAAGATATGGAGTTAAATG GATTTCTCATTCCAAAAGGATGGAAAATTTACGTCTTTACAAGGGAAGTCAACTACGACCCATACCTTTATCCTGAGCCATTCAAATTTAATCCATGGAGATGGTTGCAG GATATGAGCTTGGAATCCCATAGTTATTTCTTCTTGTTCGGTGGAGGAAGTAGGCTTTGTCCTGGTAAAGAACTGGGGATAGTCACAATTTCGGTGTTCCTTCACTACTTTGTGACCCGGTATAG GTGGGAAGAAATAGGAGAAAATAAGATTCGATATTTCCCAAGAGTTGAAGCACCAGAAGGGTTGCACACGAGGGTTATGAAGTACCAATAA